ATTCACCTAGTCAGCTAATATGAAATAagctcttttcaccggcaagtttgaaatcataattgagttgtttaatagcccaatatgctttatgttctaactcaagaggctaatgacaagcttttccataaaccattttataaggagacatacccataggatttttataagctattctgtaggcccaaagtgcatcagccaatttcttagaccaattctttcgggacctattaacagttttttgtaaaattaattttatttctctattgctaacttcaacttgaccactagatttaGGATGATAAAGTGaagcaattctatggttaacatcatatttaacaagcattttacgaaaagcagcatgaataaagtgtgaaccaccatcggtcattaaatatctagggactccaaaccttgggaaaataactatttaagcattttaatagaggttttgtgatcagcactaccagttggaatagcttctaccgaCTTAGTAACatataatcaacaacaaccaaaatatgtgtatacccattagaggaaggagaaggtcccatgtaatcaaaaccccaaacatcaaatggttcaacagaaGTGAATAATTCgtaggcatttcctgacgcttACCAATGTTACCTATACCTTGagattcatcacaagataaaacaaacttacgggcatccttgaagagagtaggctaGTAAAAAACAGATTGCAATAGCTTGTGACAGTTCTATCCCCctcatgatgtcctccataagcttcggagtgacatttccataagatttgttcctgttcatgcttgtcggtgcaacaaaccttcATGTATGTTCCCTAGACTGTACACAGGCACAATGGTAAGGATACAACAACACCAAGCTCCCAAGTCGAGACCAAGCCAGAAAGATAGCTCTTTGAGAAATCAAAGGGCGGATCAAGACGACTAAGACAAGCAAGGGAATGAGATGTCACTAAGAAAAGACCTCCCTtaccgggcaggcgagcctggtcAGGTCGAGGCCTCACCAAGAACAAGTCCCAAGATTTCCCCAGCAGGCTTGGCGGGGCCGCGAAGGGAAAATCTCCCCGCCAAGACTCCACTGCTCAACCGCACAGCGACGCAAGTCACTTATCAGTGTGGTGTCGGTCCCCAAGTGATTAAGTGGCTGTCATTTGGCATGTGGCAGTCATTTGGAAGGGAGGTTCCCCCTATATAACACCCATCCAGAGGCGTGTCATGTAGACAAGTAGAAGATGATTAAGCGGCGCGACAGGCTTGCCTGGCTGCATCCTCAGCatgacacctagcagtgcattcAATGTACTTTGTGCtaactgccagagttaggtatgatagcattgttgGCTATCTAATCAGCAGATAATGACTGgtttgccattgtggtaaccccttagCCTGTAAAAGGAGGTCCATGGCAACCTAAAGAGCGATTCGGACCCTTGTACACCCGTACGCGCGTACCTGCTTCCCCCAAGGCGACCTTGCCGGGATTGGGCGCTGCATCTCCACCACGGTCCTCCCTtcaatccaccaaagtaggagtagggttttatgcttctcagcggtccgaacctgggtaaaacccaCTAGCGTCACCTATGTCGTGTTGTTCCATggcttctgctctttgtgcaacatgcccttcccccttgccgaaccacaaggggctgaTGGCCCCATGGGTGATCATGTTCCACCACAATATCTTTGGTGCGCAAGGTAGGGGGAAGCATTTGCGTGAACCCGAGGTCATGAACAGCGCGTCAATCTTCATCATCGTCTTCTTCATCATTAGCTTCATCGTCCATGGAGCCCAAGAAAATGTCCGGCACAACAGCTCACCCTTCCACATCGAAGGCCCCCTCGCATGCAGCCAATGATACTGTGGGTGCTGCGGCGGCGTTGGGGGATGCGTGCGCCACGGGGGACGTGATCGGTACAGGCGGCGCTATCTTCATTCCCTCTTCGGCCGAAGTAGGAGGGGAAGACGCCAGGGGAGGGCGGCATCAATAGCATCCCGATGGCTGTGTTCCACAAGGCACGGGTGGGGAGAATGTTCAGTCTCCACCTCCCCACCGTGCTGGAGGGCGCAGCCGCAGTGGCAACACCCGCTCTGGTGCGAGTCGCGACCCCCAGCTATCCCTGTTACAGGCACAGCTACGGGGCACGCGCCTTCCCCAGGGCAGGGTAACCAAGACGGATCGCCAAACGGGGTCGTCAACCCCCAGGCGCAACCTTCTCGCCATCGTACCGCCATGGCGACTAGCTCGCGGCGACGAAACTCGGTGCCGCCACTACCGGTACCTTCAGGAGTCGAGCGATGTCGCGATCTTCGTCGTCATATATGCCAAGCACTGCTTCGGAAGCTATGGCGCAAGCCCAACTCCTGCTGAGATTCCCGCCAACGGCCGACCAAATGGATGAGTAGAGAGCCACCATTTAGAGTTTGATCGGTTTTGCTGAAGCGGAAGGGTCGCAGCGGGCAGGACCACCATGGCGCCCGCAAGCAACAACCATGGCCCGAGCCGCTCACCGTGTTGAGGGAGCCACTCCAATGGTGCAATCACCTCCACGACAGCCAGCGCAGAGGCTTGAACCAGAACCGCGTGACCAAGAGCCTGACAAGGCATCAATGGCTTCGTCTTATTCTCGGGCCCGTCGAGACCAATGGCATGTCCTGGAAGATCGGCGGAGAGAAGACGCGCGCGTCATTATAGAGCGGCACCGCAAAACCCGCCGCCAATCTAATAGGCGCAATGGCCCAAACGTGACCAACCCACGATCAGTGATGGCGGGTACTTGATtttcgaggttgggtgccctgccCTCACTCGTGAGCTGTGGCAAGTCCATTGGCCATCTACCCGTGTTTTCAAACCAGAAATACCGAAAAAGTATGATGgaaggctgaacccggcagagttcttgagcatctacacaaTCACTATTCAAGCAGTTGGCGGAAGAGATGAGAAgttgttcgccaactacttccctttggtaCTCAAGCCAAACGTGAGGTcatggctgatgcacctgccggagaattCCATTTCGTCCTGGGCTGACATGTGCAATGAGTTTGTTGGTgccttcacgggcggccatcaAGAACTAGGATGACCCAGCGATTTGCAGCTCCTTCCACAAAAGGAAGGGGAGAGTTTGCGAAAGTACATGCAGAGGTTTAGCCGAGTGCACAGGAACATTCCAGATATCCACCCGGCTGCTGTGATTTATGTGTTCCAGTCCAACGTGCGCAACAGGAGgatacgttccaagatgaacgtctagttgcccaagactgtgaatgaGCTATGCACCTTGGCGGATAAATGTGCACGTACAGAAGAAGGGAGGCAGCTCCCCGGAGAAGAGGACAGCATCAAAGTTGGCTCAGAAGATGACGATGATGCCACTAACCCGAACAGGAAGAATAAAAAGCGGAACAAGAAACGCAAGGAAAAGGCCGTACTAGCTATTGAGGATCCTGGCACTCCTAGTACCGGCAACAAGGCCAAGACCGAAGCCCCCCTGACAAGGAAGTTGTTGCATGCACTGATTGCATGTTCCACCGGACCAAGGGCCATGATCTCCAAGAGTGTCACCAAGTTGAGCAAGTTGTCAAGAAGCAGAAAGCTGAGTACGAGAAGCGTGACAAGGaaagagaccaagaaggtgctgGAGGGAAGGGCCGAGGCGGCAGAGGAGGCCGTTGTGGCAAGATTCCACAGCATCAAGAGAAACCTACTAGAGGCCGTGAGAAGAAGGAAGGTGATGATGGAAGTGCTGAAGGCGATGACGAGGAAACCAATGAGCAAGATTTCTAGAAAGCCACTAAGGCCCTATGCGTTGATGGAGGCAcatctttgcactcctctcaccgccagcttaaataatgggcgcgtgaggtcaatgCCGTAGAGCCAGCGGCAGATTCCCGGAAACCACTCAAATGGTCCCACACGCCCATCATATTTGATGAAGAGGATTACGctgaccgcactaccgcggtagggtgcttgccgttgttggtttcaccaacgatccgcaacctcaaggtcacaaagatgttggttgacagTGGGGcagggttgaatctgatttcccccaAGGTAATCAGCAAATTGCAAATATCAGATGAAGAGCTCAaggttataggcacgtttcaaggaatcaaccccGGAAGGAGTcgtcctaagggaaagatcacacTGTTGGTGGTGTTTGGAAGAGAATTGAACTACCAGACCGAGAAGATTGTGTTCGACGTGGTCGAGCTTCCTttgccgtacaatgggatccttggtcATCCAGCTCTGGCAAAATTCATGGTGGCATACCACTATGCCTATAATACTCTGAAGATGCGAGGACCAATGGGAGTCATCTCCATCCCATCAGACAAGAAGGACACAATCATATGCGTGGATAAGATGTACCGGGATGCGGTCGCTGTCGAGGCCGCAGAAGTTGCAGTTCCTGCcaaggaagaaaggaaagaaagCTAACAGGGATGCCAGCAAAGAATCCGAGAAGCGCGCCCCTCTGGAGTGCACCGCGCCCGTCGATGATTTGTCGGAGAGTTCCACTAGCAAGAGATCCAAAGTTGCCTCGCCTACTATAAAGAAGGTCCTGATAGGGCTGGGTGGCGCTGATGGTACGTTCACCATCAGCACCACCCTcaatgacaaataggaaagcacgctcgttgccttcctgcgggcgaatgtcgatgtgtttgcttggcaaccatctgacatccccaacgttcccagggaggtaatcgagcaccaccttgccaTATGCCCTCATGCTCATCCTGTCAAGTAGAAGGTCAAAAACAAGCTTTGGAACGACAACAATTCATTgccgaagagatcaagaaacttgaagcggctggtttggtcagaggagtgttGCATCCAACGTGGTTGGTGAACCTgatggtggtgcgcaaggcgaatgggaaatggaggctttgcatagactTCACAGAACTGAACAAGGCATGCCCAAAGGACACATTCCCCTTGCCGCGCATCaatcagattgtggattccacttccgGGTGTGATCTACTTTAATTCTTGGATGCATTCTCCGGGTACCATGAGATATTCATGTCCAAGGAGGATGAGGAGAAGACCGCGTTCATTACCCCATGTGGCACATACTGCTTTATGCAGATGCCCTTCGGGTTAAAGAGCGTTGGATCCAATTTTGCAAGGGCGGTGCAAATTGGGTTTGAGTCTCAGTTGCCCAGGAATATTGAGGCTtacatggatgatatagtggtcaaaaccaaggacagaaTCAATGCTTATTCAGGACTTGGAAGAGACCTttgcaaacctgcgcaagatcaacttgaagctgacctctgagaagtgtgtgtttggtgttcccTCTGGCAAGCTACTTGGCTTCTTTGTGTCTCATCGGGGGATATAGGCCAACCCCGACAAGACCAGAGCGGTCGAGCAGATTGAAGCACCCAAGACAGTCAAGGACGTGAGGTGTTTAACTGGATGTGTTGCCGCGCTGAGtaggttcatttccaagtctgccgagcacgCCCTACCGTTCTCCAAAATTCCgaagaaggcagggcccatgaagtggacccgGGAGGCAGAAGCAGCGCAGCGGGACTTAAAAGCCTATCTTTCCTCCGCTCCCACCTTGGTCACTTCTAAACAACAAGAGCCGTTATCGCTATATTTGGCGGCaaccaatcaagtggttagtgtaGCGCTGGTGGCGTAGTGGGAAGTAGATGAAGGAGCAACCGCAACTACTGTCCTCCCTGGAGAAGGAAGTGAACTAGTCACGGCAAGGTTGGGTACGGATCAGGAGAAAGAAGAGTAGGGTGGCGAAGGCAATCCCAAGGCCAGGCAAAGAAGAGGGCGGTGCAGTGACCAGTTTACTTTGTTTGCTCCCTGTTGCAGGGGGCTAGGTTAAGGTACTATGGAGTGCAGAAATTGATCTTCGGCCTCATTGTCGGTGTcgaaaccggcggatcttgggtagggggtcccgaactgtgcgtctaaggtcgatggtaacaggagacgggggacacaatgtttaaccaggttcgggccctctctatggaggtaataccctacttcctgcttgattgatcttgatgaatatgagtattacaagagttgatctaccacgagatcgtaatggctaaaaaccctagaagtctagcctatctGACTATGGTCATGAATATATCTATCTGGACTAaaccctctagtttatatagacaccggaggggactagggttgtacaaggtcggttacagagaagggaatcttcatattcgatcgccaagcttaccttccatgccaaggagagtcctatccggacacaggtgagagtcttcggtcttcatatcttcacagcccattagtccggcccatgtccaacaggccggacgcccaaggaccccttagtccaggactccctcagtagcccctgaaccaggcttcaataacaaggtgtccggcgcgcagattgtcttcggcattgcaagcgggttcctccttccgaatactccaagacagtcttcggacgcaacgaacgtgtccggatctgcaacacaagtaccacacacacagtcgtagagagtataatatttcacgagtccaatctgccgacaactttttgtaatgtgacatcacgcttgcccggtcattatttcgaactgGCCTGCCATTCCACGTTTCGAGGCACgatttttattggcacgtcttgtcaaggcagagatcgtgtccccttattgtgggattctcatcaatacgagcgTGGGTAACGCAACCATTCCATTGGAAAGATTCCGTAGGAATAGGCAGGCTTtcaggcttaggaggaggcgttcgatacccgttgcctttataaaggagccaagggTCGTCTCTTTTTATGCCAAACCTCTCCTCAGCCCTTCCAACCTCGAGTTCTAGCGTCCAAGGTTCAACTTCATTTCCCCAGGcttcccaatcatgtccggactCAGCCCTCAGGGCcgatgggtggcttcctctgttacagaggaggacattgcgaagcttcgggcggccagatacctgagcacggagatcccccacaggcttcctgctcaaggacaGGTTATCCCGACTCCCAGATCTGGCGAGAGGAtcgtattcatctctcacttcctctgagggctagggttcgctcttcaccccttcgtccgggggctcatgttttattacggactagattttcacgatctagccccagattCTTTCCTCCACGTCTCGGTGTTTATCAttacgtgtgaggccttcctccagattcccccacacttcggcttatggctcaagacctttagtgtgacgccgaaggtggtcgacgggaaACAAACGGAGTGCAGCGATGTtgtagtgagcaagcttacccATACTCACTGGCCAAAAGTCTCTTTCACCGAAACTTCCAACcaatggcaacgggagtggttttacatcacagagCCCCACGGTACCAAGTGGGCCACCATACCTGCATTTCGTTGTGGCCCTCCGTTatagcttgcatcatggattaataaggggctagactggggatcagttgatgaagtgcagactctacagagccgcatccgaaCCCTCCTCGAGAGGGACATCGATCATGtcaacgtgattcaagtaatgctaaTCCGCCGAACCCTGCCATGTCAGCGtaggcctctccgcatgtgggagtttaatccggaaggaccacaaaccctccaacacttcttcgatgctacgcacaaaggaatgtggaagttgtttttcgggaaacgaaaacaatggtcggacaccaccgaggacctTGGCCTCGACTACAACCATCCGAATACCTCGGTAAGCGCTCAACTTATGAACACTTTATAGTTAAGTATGCCGTAATACGTTACTGAACAGACTA
This genomic window from Aegilops tauschii subsp. strangulata cultivar AL8/78 chromosome 4, Aet v6.0, whole genome shotgun sequence contains:
- the LOC109774646 gene encoding uncharacterized protein codes for the protein MLVDSGAGLNLISPKVISKLQISDEELKVIGTFQGINPGRSRPKGKITLLVVFGRELNYQTEKIVFDVVELPLPYNGILGHPALAKFMVAYHYAYNTLKMRGPMGVISIPSDKKDTIICVDKMYRDAVAVEAAEVAVPAKEERKES